A stretch of the Takifugu flavidus isolate HTHZ2018 chromosome 1, ASM371156v2, whole genome shotgun sequence genome encodes the following:
- the bccip gene encoding protein BCCIP homolog produces the protein MASSAKKRAVGLDENPEDSENSSEDIPEDEDDSEEEDSEASEEEINEEVVVDFEAHTISDNDYNGIKKLLQQLFLKAHVNTSEMTDIIIQQNHIGSVVRQAEVPEDSDDDGEPDEVFGLTTMLNLTERKGVKCVEEVKELILNQCEKNSTHSMMEQLEKVLNDTSKPVGLLLSERFINVPPQIALPLHKHLQDEIAEAQRTNKPSGRCHYCLMISKTCKEASKNIPARGGAPKEEYMFVNAEEEFFYEQATIKFHYSVQDEADSCLSGRWSYDDVPMKPFRTVMLIPADRMPAIMDKLKEYLTV, from the exons ATGGCTTCTTCAGCTAAGAAGAGAGCGGTAGGTTTGGATGAAAATCCCGAAGACAGCGAGAACAGTTCAGAAGACATTCCCGAAGATGAAGACGATTCTGAAGAGGAAGACAGCGAGGCATCCGAGGAAGAGATTAATGAG GAGGTTGTGGTGGACTTTGAAGCACACACCATTTCTGACAACGACTATAATGGCATCAAAAAGCTTCTACAACAG CTCTTCCTGAAGGCTCATGTTAATACATCAGAGATGACAGACATCATCATTCAGCAGAATCACATTGGCAGTGTGGTCAGG CAAGCGGAGGTGCCAGAAGATagcgatgatgatggtgagccCGATGAAGTATTTGGTTTAACCACCATGCTCAACCTCACAGAGAGGAAG ggtgtgaagtgtgtgGAAGAAGTGAAGGAGCTTATTCTAAATCAGTGCGAGAAGAACTCGACTCACAGCATGATGGAGCAGCTCGAGAAGGTCCTCAATGACACCAGCAAACCTGTGGGGCTGCTATTGAGTGAACGCTTCATCAATGTGCCACCACAGATCGCGCTTCCACTGCACAAACATCTCCA GGATGAGATAGCGGAGGCCCAAAGAACGAATAAACCCAGCGGGAGGTGTCACTACTGTCTGATGATCAGTAAGACCTGCAAAGAGGCGAGCAAGAATATTCCAGCCAGAGGAGGAGCTCCAAAAGAGGAATACATGTTTGTCAATGCAGAAGAGGAGTTCTTTTATGAG CAAGCCACCATCAAGTTCCACTACTCTGTCCAGGACGAGGCAGACTCCTGTTTGAGCGGCAGGTGGTCGTACGACGACGTACCCATGAAACCTTTCAGGACAGTAATGCTGATACCAGCTGACAGAATGCCTGCCATTATGGACAAACTGAAAGAATACCTAACGGTGTGA
- the LOC130535666 gene encoding LOW QUALITY PROTEIN: matrix metallopeptidase-21-like (The sequence of the model RefSeq protein was modified relative to this genomic sequence to represent the inferred CDS: inserted 1 base in 1 codon; deleted 2 bases in 1 codon), whose amino-acid sequence MHVLLLKEPRDGESGIDPYIKELASHGHTATLIPVLSFAFVSLSTLSDKLFQPEKHGGLIFTSPRAVEAVKMCLEAEKRVEEWNNCVRDQWNAKSVYVVGKATAALVRSLGLTPLGEDTGTAEVLSRVIIEREDTNIPPLFFPCGSIKREVLPTALRGSGVPLETLTVYQTAEHPNLEENLRSYFTEQGTPASIAFFSPSGVKFCLETVRRLSGDQLPQIKFAAIGPTTEEAMAAEGLRVSCAAEKPTAGHLAAAIAKALHLEYTGATMLTLIQLILLLFWTSVGSAGAEKLYHRRDRSDVRIAHANQARVITDKHAAEVFLSRYGFIKPVNWEEAQFEGSASAFTDDFLDDFGDAVLEGSSQHPLRSSAWDGKDPDGASQSFISALEEFQRVSGLPVTGVFDEATRXAMNKPRCGVPDKEVDRNAAVDPESSSSASDTVNETDANRTATNSSVSADSFQDDAYHLNDTDGFDLKGHISNNTSVNGSHDGDMGNTSASTHQSQAGHRRKHHLATLISKNRQRRDVSERGYVAFSKRLLKWRLIGEGYSSQLTVEEQRYIFRLAFRMWSEVSPLEFVEDMRSPLEDVDIRLGFGTGRHLGCNQRFDGTGQEFAHAWFLGDIHFDDDEHFTAPNTGSGISLLKVAVHEIGHVLGLPHIYRSGSIMQPSYLPQESSFEMGWMDRKAIQHLYGGCNGRFSTVFDWIRKEKTPYGEVVVRFNTYFMRDGWYWLYENRNNRTRYGDPVALQIGWHGLPKDGVDAYVHVWSRKRDTVYFFKGTRFWRYDSENDRVFTLDPEGRRYPRPISEGFPGVIGPIDTAFYDRRDSHIYFFKNALVYAFNVGANALARGFPKSIREVFPAVRRGDHPDGNIDAAYFSYTHGAVFLLKGSRFWRVAGSRERRRRLPLPRNGLLPHEEVEEQWFDICNVHPTALKLKR is encoded by the exons ATGCACGTGTTACTACTTAAAGAGCCAAGAGATGGGGAGTCTGGAATTGATCCTTACATTAAG GAGCTGGCatcacatggacacacagcaACCCTCATTCCTGTGTTATCTTTTGCGTTTGTCTCATTAAGTACATTGTCAGATAAG CTGTTCCAACCAGAAAAACATGGCGGTCTTATATTTACCAGTCCGAGAGCCGTGGAGGCTGTGAAGATGTGCTtggaagcagagaaaagagttgAAG AATGGAACAATTGTGTAAGAGACCAATGGAACGCCAAGTCCGTCTATGTGGTCGGGAAGGCGACGGCGGCTTTAG TGCGCAGTCTGGGTCTGACCCCTCTAGGTGAGGACACGGGGACGGCGGAGGTCTTATCGCGTGTTATCATTGAAC GAGAAGACACAAATATCCCGCCGCTGTTTTTCCCCTGCGGTTCCATCAAAAGAGAGGTTCTGCCTACGGCGTTAAGAGGGAGCG GAGTCCCCTTAGAGACGCTGACTGTCTATCAAACGGCTGAACATCCCAATCTGGAGGAGAATCTAAGGAGCTATTTCACGGAGCAG GGAACGCCGGCCAGCATCGCTTTCTTCAGCCCATCGGGGGTGAAGTTCTGCCTGGAGACGGTGCGCAGGCTGTCTGGCGACCAGCTGCCTCAGATAAAG TTTGCCGCCATTGGACCGACGACAGAGGAGGCGATGGCTGCGGAGGGTCTGCGCGTCAGCTGCGCCGCGGAAAAGCCGACAGCGGGACACCTCGCTGCAGCGATAGCTAAAGCTCTCCA CCTCGAGTACACCGGCGCCACGATGCTGACTTTGATCCAGCTgattcttttgcttttttggaCGAGCGTCGGTTCAGCCGGCGCGGAGAAACTTTACCACCGCCGGGATCGTTCTGATGTGCGGATCGCGCACGCTAATCAGGCCCGGGTTATAACGGACAAGCACGCCGCAGAG GTATTTCTCTCTAGGTATGGATTCATCAAGCCGGTGAACTGGGAGGAGGCCCAGTTTGAGGGTTCTGCCAGCGCTTTCACAGATGACTTCCTGGATGACTTTGGAGACGCCGTCCTAGAGGGATCATCCCAGCATCCTTTAAGAAGCTCGGCCTGGGACGGCAAGGACCCCGACGGTGCGAGTCAATCCTTTATTTCAGCACTTGAGGAGTTCCAGAGGGTGTCGGGCCTGCCTGTCACTGGCGTGTTTGATGAGGCCACCA AAGCTATGAACAAACCCAGATGCGGAGTCCCGGACAAGGAGGTCGACCGGAACGCCGCCGTAGACCCTGAGAGCAGCTCCTCAGCCAGTGACACTGTTAATGAGACCGACGCTAACAGGACAGCGACTAATAGCTCTGTTTCTGCCGACTCGTTCCAAGATGACGCGTATCATTTAAATGACACGGATGGTTTTGACCTAAAAGGTCACATATCAAACAACACTTCTGTTAATGGGTCACATGATGGTGACATGGGAAATACCAGCGCTAGCACGCACCAGAGCCAGGCGGGGCACCGCAGGAAACACCACCTGGCTACTCTGATATCTAAAAACAGGCAGCGGAGGGACGTGAGCGAGCGCGGCTACGTGGCCTTTTCCAAGAGGCTGTTAAAATGGCGGCTGATAGGAGAAGGCTACAGCAGCCAGCTGAccgtggaggagcagaggtaCATCTTCAGGCTGGCCTTCAGGATGTGGAGCGAGGTGTCGCCGCTGGAGTTTGTGGAGGACATGCGCTCGCCGCTGGAGGACGTGGACATCAGGCTGGGGTTTGGGACAG GAAGACATCTGGGTTGCAACCAGAGGTTTGACGGTACTGGACAGGAATTTGCACACGCGTGGTTCCTTGGAGACATTcactttgatgatgatgagcatTTTACTGCTCCAAACACAGGCAGTGGCATCAGCCTTCTCAaa GTGGCGGTTCATGAGATCGGCCATGTTTTGGGGCTGCCACACATCTACAGATCGGGATCTATCATGCAGCCCAGCTACCTGCCCCAGGAGTCCAGCTTTGAGATGGGCTGGATGGACAGAAAGGCCATACAGCATCTCTACG GGGGCTGTAACGGACGATTCAGCACAGTGTTTGATTGGATCCGGAAAGAGAAGACGCCCTACGGGGAGGTGGTCGTCCGCTTTAACACCTATTTCATGAGGGACGGCTGGTACTGGCTGTATGAGAACCGAAACAACCGGACACGCTACGGCGACCCGGTCGCGCTGCAGATCGGCTGGCACGGCCTCCCCAAAGACGGCGTGGACGCGTACGTGCACGTGTGGTCGAGAAAAAGAGACACGGTTTATTTCTTCAAAG GAACTCGGTTCTGGAGGTACGACAGTGAGAACGACCGGGTGTTCACACTGGACCCTGAAGGTCGGCGCTACCCCAGGCCGATCTCCGAGGGCTTCCCAGGGGTGATCGGCCCCATCGACACAGCCTTCTATGACAGGAGGGACTCCCACATCTACTTCTTTAAAAATGCCCTC GTGTACGCCTTCAACGTCGGAGCCAACGCCCTGGCGAGAGGCTTCCCCAAGAGCATCCGAGAGGTTTTCCCCGCCGTGCGGCGCGGAGACCATCCAGACGGCAACATCGACGCCGCCTACTTCTCCTACACCCACGGCGCCGTCTTTCTGCTCAAAGGGTCGCGCTTCTGGCGGGTGGCGGGCAGCCGCGAACGCCGGCGCCGGCTCCCTCTGCCGCGGAACGGCCTGCTGCCGcacgaggaggtggaagagcagTGGTTCGACATCTGCAACGTGCACCCA ACCGCCCTCAAGCTGAAGCGCTGA